From Vigna unguiculata cultivar IT97K-499-35 chromosome 5, ASM411807v1, whole genome shotgun sequence, the proteins below share one genomic window:
- the LOC114183651 gene encoding uncharacterized protein LOC114183651 isoform X1 produces the protein MGGCVSVPSTAKKGPRNFRRRITRRRQKISSSIPIPIPDDIILKKSGSAGGRVTDYSVSEFVHMDFENGATTACRRSEVSNSVFHLTQLQWQLSQYDNDANLVTQEETYFDSVSILESDSDEDFNSVHGDFYADGFPIVTGTVGNIPCGQVLKYGRSSRFADSRCQYEEYHESYLKVDGSNQDKLKGRDESGFGLVGTPGRGMCRLSKTQGSFKAIKEYKHGLEEKTPETARKSGLLRIPPCVSFNDKTMNRQSKRLSHMFKLSFKRKSCDVEDANEYISRSQRYLLRPRAGLTVPCQNGEKPSPGCWSELPPSTFNLRSENFFKDKQKSPAPNHSPYTPIGVDLFVCRRKIHHIARYLELPNVNVKTKGTIPQLLVVNIQLPTYPAAMFIGDSDGEGMSLVLYFKVSETLDEHISSQFQESIMKLVEDEIEKVKGFAKETSVAFRERLKIMVGLVNSEDMNLSSAEKKLVDAYNGKPVLSRPQHDFYKGPNYFEIDLDIHRFSYISRKGLDAFRGRLKDGILDLGLTIQAQKQEELPEKVMCCLRLNKIDLNDSGQIPRLMTLEGEL, from the exons ATGGGGGGTTGCGTATCAGTGCCTTCTACTGCAAAAAAAGGACCAAGGAATTTCCGTAGACGGATAACAAGACGGCGTCAAAAGATCTCAAGTTCTATTCCCATTCCTATTCCAGATGATATCATCCTGAAAAAGAGTGGCAGCGCAGGGGGGCGTGTGACAGATTATTCTGTAAGTGAATTTGTTCATATGGACTTTGAAAATGGTGCAACTACTGCTTGCAGGCGCTCAGAAGTTTCTAATTCAGTATTCCATCTTACTCAGCTTCAATGGCAACTCAGTCAGTATGACAACGATGCAAACT TAGTGACTCAAGAAGAAACATATTTTGATTCGGTCAGCATTCTGGAATCTGATTCAGATGAAGACTTCAATAGTGTTCATGGAg ATTTCTATGCAGATGGTTTTCCGATAGTAACCGGCACGGTCGGAAACATCCCATGTGGTCAAGTGCTCAAGTATGGAAGATCATCACGTTTTGCAGATTCCAGGTGTCAGTATGAAGAATATCATGAAAGCTATCTTAAAGTTGATGGAAGCAATCAAGACAAATTAAAGGGAAGAGATGAAAGTGGTTTTGGCCTTGTGGGTACACCAGGTCGTGGAATGTGTCGCTTAAGCAAAACTCAGGGAAGCTTCAAAGCTATAAAGGAATACAAACATGGTTTGGAAGAGAAAACTCCAGAGACTGCACGCAAATCAGGCCTTCTTCGGATCCCACCCTGTGTTAGTTTCAATGACAAAACAATGAATCGCCAAAGCAAACGACTCTCACATATGTTCAAGCTTTCTTTCAAACGAAAGTCCTGTGATGTAGAGGACGCAAATGAATATATTA GTCGTTCACAAAGATACTTGTTGCGACCAAGAGCAGGGCTCACAGTTCCATGCCAGAATGGAGAAAAGCCATCTCCTGGTTGTTGGTCAGAACTTCCGCCCTCAACATTTAATCTTCGAAGTGAAAACTTTTTCAA AGATAAGCAAAAGTCCCCTGCACCGAATCACAGTCCTTACACTCCTATTGGTGTTGATCTATTTGTCTGTCGAAGAAAAATACATCATATTGCTCGATATCTTGAGCTACCCAATGTGAATGTGAAGACCAAAGGAACAATTCCACAACTCCTTGTCGTAAATATCCAG TTGCCTACATATCCAGCTGCAATGTTCATTGGTGATAGTGATGGAGAAGGGATGAGTCTTGTGCTGTATTTCAAAGTTTCTGAGACTCTTGATGAACACATTTCTTCCCAGTTTCAGGAAAGCATTATG AAATTAGTTGAGGATGAGATAGAAAAGGTCAAAGGTTTTGCAAAAGAAACTAGTGTTGCTTTTAGAGAAAGGCTAAAGATCATGGTAGGACTCGTGAATTCAGAGGATATGAATTTGAGTTCTGCTGAAAAGAAACTAGTAGATGCTTATAATGGAAAACCTGTACTCTCACGCCCACAGCACGACTTTTACAAG GGTCCTAATTACTTTGAGATTGATCTGGACATTCATCGATTTAGCTACATATCAAGGAAAGGACTTGATGCATTTAGAGGTCGTTTGAAAGATGGCATTCTTGATTTAGGCCTAACCATTCAG GCACAGAAACAAGAAGAGCTTCCAGAGAAAGTAATGTGCTGCCTAAGATTGAACAAGATTGATCTCAATGACAGTGGTCAAATACCTAGGCTAATGACTCTTGAGGGTGAATTGTAA
- the LOC114183651 gene encoding uncharacterized protein LOC114183651 isoform X3: protein MGGCVSVPSTAKKGPRNFRRRITRRRQKISSSIPIPIPDDIILKKSGSAGGRVTDYSLQWQLSQYDNDANLVTQEETYFDSVSILESDSDEDFNSVHGDFYADGFPIVTGTVGNIPCGQVLKYGRSSRFADSRCQYEEYHESYLKVDGSNQDKLKGRDESGFGLVGTPGRGMCRLSKTQGSFKAIKEYKHGLEEKTPETARKSGLLRIPPCVSFNDKTMNRQSKRLSHMFKLSFKRKSCDVEDANEYISRSQRYLLRPRAGLTVPCQNGEKPSPGCWSELPPSTFNLRSENFFKDKQKSPAPNHSPYTPIGVDLFVCRRKIHHIARYLELPNVNVKTKGTIPQLLVVNIQLPTYPAAMFIGDSDGEGMSLVLYFKVSETLDEHISSQFQESIMKLVEDEIEKVKGFAKETSVAFRERLKIMVGLVNSEDMNLSSAEKKLVDAYNGKPVLSRPQHDFYKGPNYFEIDLDIHRFSYISRKGLDAFRGRLKDGILDLGLTIQAQKQEELPEKVMCCLRLNKIDLNDSGQIPRLMTLEGEL from the exons ATGGGGGGTTGCGTATCAGTGCCTTCTACTGCAAAAAAAGGACCAAGGAATTTCCGTAGACGGATAACAAGACGGCGTCAAAAGATCTCAAGTTCTATTCCCATTCCTATTCCAGATGATATCATCCTGAAAAAGAGTGGCAGCGCAGGGGGGCGTGTGACAGATTATTCT CTTCAATGGCAACTCAGTCAGTATGACAACGATGCAAACT TAGTGACTCAAGAAGAAACATATTTTGATTCGGTCAGCATTCTGGAATCTGATTCAGATGAAGACTTCAATAGTGTTCATGGAg ATTTCTATGCAGATGGTTTTCCGATAGTAACCGGCACGGTCGGAAACATCCCATGTGGTCAAGTGCTCAAGTATGGAAGATCATCACGTTTTGCAGATTCCAGGTGTCAGTATGAAGAATATCATGAAAGCTATCTTAAAGTTGATGGAAGCAATCAAGACAAATTAAAGGGAAGAGATGAAAGTGGTTTTGGCCTTGTGGGTACACCAGGTCGTGGAATGTGTCGCTTAAGCAAAACTCAGGGAAGCTTCAAAGCTATAAAGGAATACAAACATGGTTTGGAAGAGAAAACTCCAGAGACTGCACGCAAATCAGGCCTTCTTCGGATCCCACCCTGTGTTAGTTTCAATGACAAAACAATGAATCGCCAAAGCAAACGACTCTCACATATGTTCAAGCTTTCTTTCAAACGAAAGTCCTGTGATGTAGAGGACGCAAATGAATATATTA GTCGTTCACAAAGATACTTGTTGCGACCAAGAGCAGGGCTCACAGTTCCATGCCAGAATGGAGAAAAGCCATCTCCTGGTTGTTGGTCAGAACTTCCGCCCTCAACATTTAATCTTCGAAGTGAAAACTTTTTCAA AGATAAGCAAAAGTCCCCTGCACCGAATCACAGTCCTTACACTCCTATTGGTGTTGATCTATTTGTCTGTCGAAGAAAAATACATCATATTGCTCGATATCTTGAGCTACCCAATGTGAATGTGAAGACCAAAGGAACAATTCCACAACTCCTTGTCGTAAATATCCAG TTGCCTACATATCCAGCTGCAATGTTCATTGGTGATAGTGATGGAGAAGGGATGAGTCTTGTGCTGTATTTCAAAGTTTCTGAGACTCTTGATGAACACATTTCTTCCCAGTTTCAGGAAAGCATTATG AAATTAGTTGAGGATGAGATAGAAAAGGTCAAAGGTTTTGCAAAAGAAACTAGTGTTGCTTTTAGAGAAAGGCTAAAGATCATGGTAGGACTCGTGAATTCAGAGGATATGAATTTGAGTTCTGCTGAAAAGAAACTAGTAGATGCTTATAATGGAAAACCTGTACTCTCACGCCCACAGCACGACTTTTACAAG GGTCCTAATTACTTTGAGATTGATCTGGACATTCATCGATTTAGCTACATATCAAGGAAAGGACTTGATGCATTTAGAGGTCGTTTGAAAGATGGCATTCTTGATTTAGGCCTAACCATTCAG GCACAGAAACAAGAAGAGCTTCCAGAGAAAGTAATGTGCTGCCTAAGATTGAACAAGATTGATCTCAATGACAGTGGTCAAATACCTAGGCTAATGACTCTTGAGGGTGAATTGTAA
- the LOC114183651 gene encoding uncharacterized protein LOC114183651 isoform X2 translates to MGGCVSVPSTAKKGPRNFRRRITRRRQKISSSIPIPIPDDIILKKSGSAGGRVTDYSVSEFVHMDFENGATTACRRSEVSNSVFHLTQLQWQLSQYDNDANLTQEETYFDSVSILESDSDEDFNSVHGDFYADGFPIVTGTVGNIPCGQVLKYGRSSRFADSRCQYEEYHESYLKVDGSNQDKLKGRDESGFGLVGTPGRGMCRLSKTQGSFKAIKEYKHGLEEKTPETARKSGLLRIPPCVSFNDKTMNRQSKRLSHMFKLSFKRKSCDVEDANEYISRSQRYLLRPRAGLTVPCQNGEKPSPGCWSELPPSTFNLRSENFFKDKQKSPAPNHSPYTPIGVDLFVCRRKIHHIARYLELPNVNVKTKGTIPQLLVVNIQLPTYPAAMFIGDSDGEGMSLVLYFKVSETLDEHISSQFQESIMKLVEDEIEKVKGFAKETSVAFRERLKIMVGLVNSEDMNLSSAEKKLVDAYNGKPVLSRPQHDFYKGPNYFEIDLDIHRFSYISRKGLDAFRGRLKDGILDLGLTIQAQKQEELPEKVMCCLRLNKIDLNDSGQIPRLMTLEGEL, encoded by the exons ATGGGGGGTTGCGTATCAGTGCCTTCTACTGCAAAAAAAGGACCAAGGAATTTCCGTAGACGGATAACAAGACGGCGTCAAAAGATCTCAAGTTCTATTCCCATTCCTATTCCAGATGATATCATCCTGAAAAAGAGTGGCAGCGCAGGGGGGCGTGTGACAGATTATTCTGTAAGTGAATTTGTTCATATGGACTTTGAAAATGGTGCAACTACTGCTTGCAGGCGCTCAGAAGTTTCTAATTCAGTATTCCATCTTACTCAGCTTCAATGGCAACTCAGTCAGTATGACAACGATGCAAACT TGACTCAAGAAGAAACATATTTTGATTCGGTCAGCATTCTGGAATCTGATTCAGATGAAGACTTCAATAGTGTTCATGGAg ATTTCTATGCAGATGGTTTTCCGATAGTAACCGGCACGGTCGGAAACATCCCATGTGGTCAAGTGCTCAAGTATGGAAGATCATCACGTTTTGCAGATTCCAGGTGTCAGTATGAAGAATATCATGAAAGCTATCTTAAAGTTGATGGAAGCAATCAAGACAAATTAAAGGGAAGAGATGAAAGTGGTTTTGGCCTTGTGGGTACACCAGGTCGTGGAATGTGTCGCTTAAGCAAAACTCAGGGAAGCTTCAAAGCTATAAAGGAATACAAACATGGTTTGGAAGAGAAAACTCCAGAGACTGCACGCAAATCAGGCCTTCTTCGGATCCCACCCTGTGTTAGTTTCAATGACAAAACAATGAATCGCCAAAGCAAACGACTCTCACATATGTTCAAGCTTTCTTTCAAACGAAAGTCCTGTGATGTAGAGGACGCAAATGAATATATTA GTCGTTCACAAAGATACTTGTTGCGACCAAGAGCAGGGCTCACAGTTCCATGCCAGAATGGAGAAAAGCCATCTCCTGGTTGTTGGTCAGAACTTCCGCCCTCAACATTTAATCTTCGAAGTGAAAACTTTTTCAA AGATAAGCAAAAGTCCCCTGCACCGAATCACAGTCCTTACACTCCTATTGGTGTTGATCTATTTGTCTGTCGAAGAAAAATACATCATATTGCTCGATATCTTGAGCTACCCAATGTGAATGTGAAGACCAAAGGAACAATTCCACAACTCCTTGTCGTAAATATCCAG TTGCCTACATATCCAGCTGCAATGTTCATTGGTGATAGTGATGGAGAAGGGATGAGTCTTGTGCTGTATTTCAAAGTTTCTGAGACTCTTGATGAACACATTTCTTCCCAGTTTCAGGAAAGCATTATG AAATTAGTTGAGGATGAGATAGAAAAGGTCAAAGGTTTTGCAAAAGAAACTAGTGTTGCTTTTAGAGAAAGGCTAAAGATCATGGTAGGACTCGTGAATTCAGAGGATATGAATTTGAGTTCTGCTGAAAAGAAACTAGTAGATGCTTATAATGGAAAACCTGTACTCTCACGCCCACAGCACGACTTTTACAAG GGTCCTAATTACTTTGAGATTGATCTGGACATTCATCGATTTAGCTACATATCAAGGAAAGGACTTGATGCATTTAGAGGTCGTTTGAAAGATGGCATTCTTGATTTAGGCCTAACCATTCAG GCACAGAAACAAGAAGAGCTTCCAGAGAAAGTAATGTGCTGCCTAAGATTGAACAAGATTGATCTCAATGACAGTGGTCAAATACCTAGGCTAATGACTCTTGAGGGTGAATTGTAA
- the LOC114183651 gene encoding uncharacterized protein LOC114183651 isoform X4, with protein MGGCVSVPSTAKKGPRNFRRRITRRRQKISSSIPIPIPDDIILKKSGSAGGRVTDYSLQWQLSQYDNDANLTQEETYFDSVSILESDSDEDFNSVHGDFYADGFPIVTGTVGNIPCGQVLKYGRSSRFADSRCQYEEYHESYLKVDGSNQDKLKGRDESGFGLVGTPGRGMCRLSKTQGSFKAIKEYKHGLEEKTPETARKSGLLRIPPCVSFNDKTMNRQSKRLSHMFKLSFKRKSCDVEDANEYISRSQRYLLRPRAGLTVPCQNGEKPSPGCWSELPPSTFNLRSENFFKDKQKSPAPNHSPYTPIGVDLFVCRRKIHHIARYLELPNVNVKTKGTIPQLLVVNIQLPTYPAAMFIGDSDGEGMSLVLYFKVSETLDEHISSQFQESIMKLVEDEIEKVKGFAKETSVAFRERLKIMVGLVNSEDMNLSSAEKKLVDAYNGKPVLSRPQHDFYKGPNYFEIDLDIHRFSYISRKGLDAFRGRLKDGILDLGLTIQAQKQEELPEKVMCCLRLNKIDLNDSGQIPRLMTLEGEL; from the exons ATGGGGGGTTGCGTATCAGTGCCTTCTACTGCAAAAAAAGGACCAAGGAATTTCCGTAGACGGATAACAAGACGGCGTCAAAAGATCTCAAGTTCTATTCCCATTCCTATTCCAGATGATATCATCCTGAAAAAGAGTGGCAGCGCAGGGGGGCGTGTGACAGATTATTCT CTTCAATGGCAACTCAGTCAGTATGACAACGATGCAAACT TGACTCAAGAAGAAACATATTTTGATTCGGTCAGCATTCTGGAATCTGATTCAGATGAAGACTTCAATAGTGTTCATGGAg ATTTCTATGCAGATGGTTTTCCGATAGTAACCGGCACGGTCGGAAACATCCCATGTGGTCAAGTGCTCAAGTATGGAAGATCATCACGTTTTGCAGATTCCAGGTGTCAGTATGAAGAATATCATGAAAGCTATCTTAAAGTTGATGGAAGCAATCAAGACAAATTAAAGGGAAGAGATGAAAGTGGTTTTGGCCTTGTGGGTACACCAGGTCGTGGAATGTGTCGCTTAAGCAAAACTCAGGGAAGCTTCAAAGCTATAAAGGAATACAAACATGGTTTGGAAGAGAAAACTCCAGAGACTGCACGCAAATCAGGCCTTCTTCGGATCCCACCCTGTGTTAGTTTCAATGACAAAACAATGAATCGCCAAAGCAAACGACTCTCACATATGTTCAAGCTTTCTTTCAAACGAAAGTCCTGTGATGTAGAGGACGCAAATGAATATATTA GTCGTTCACAAAGATACTTGTTGCGACCAAGAGCAGGGCTCACAGTTCCATGCCAGAATGGAGAAAAGCCATCTCCTGGTTGTTGGTCAGAACTTCCGCCCTCAACATTTAATCTTCGAAGTGAAAACTTTTTCAA AGATAAGCAAAAGTCCCCTGCACCGAATCACAGTCCTTACACTCCTATTGGTGTTGATCTATTTGTCTGTCGAAGAAAAATACATCATATTGCTCGATATCTTGAGCTACCCAATGTGAATGTGAAGACCAAAGGAACAATTCCACAACTCCTTGTCGTAAATATCCAG TTGCCTACATATCCAGCTGCAATGTTCATTGGTGATAGTGATGGAGAAGGGATGAGTCTTGTGCTGTATTTCAAAGTTTCTGAGACTCTTGATGAACACATTTCTTCCCAGTTTCAGGAAAGCATTATG AAATTAGTTGAGGATGAGATAGAAAAGGTCAAAGGTTTTGCAAAAGAAACTAGTGTTGCTTTTAGAGAAAGGCTAAAGATCATGGTAGGACTCGTGAATTCAGAGGATATGAATTTGAGTTCTGCTGAAAAGAAACTAGTAGATGCTTATAATGGAAAACCTGTACTCTCACGCCCACAGCACGACTTTTACAAG GGTCCTAATTACTTTGAGATTGATCTGGACATTCATCGATTTAGCTACATATCAAGGAAAGGACTTGATGCATTTAGAGGTCGTTTGAAAGATGGCATTCTTGATTTAGGCCTAACCATTCAG GCACAGAAACAAGAAGAGCTTCCAGAGAAAGTAATGTGCTGCCTAAGATTGAACAAGATTGATCTCAATGACAGTGGTCAAATACCTAGGCTAATGACTCTTGAGGGTGAATTGTAA